AGAGAACTGCTGATGGTACGACCATTCTTTTTACTTTTATTATTGACCGTCAGCGTTTTCGCGCAATCGACAGAAGGGACCTGGGAGGACGGTGCTCCGCTCTTTACCAAGACCATCCCTGGATCAGGCGTGCTGATCAAAGATATCATTACCCTGGATCCTCAGTATGGAATCTCCGGTGCGGATGAAAAGCTCAACTATATCCTCTCCGGTTTTGAGTGGAAATGGCCATCCTCTGTAACCGTAGTTTCAGCTGAAGACATCGACAGCCGCCAGGTCGGCGATCAGGTGATGTACCTGGTCACGGATGGGCTGGGACGGCGTGTGTTCGAAATCAATGCGCGCACCAGCAGCGAGACCTTTACTTTTCCACCCAAGCAGAGCGCTTCGGATCCCACTGATCCTAAATATCTCAACAAGCCGGTGGATGCGTTCATCGTTACCGAGAACACGCTGTTCAAAGTAGTGATAACAGATCAAGACCGGAACCGAGTGATCAAGGTCAATAAAGAGACCAGCGCCATTGAATGGCAATATGGTGATCCCAATTATCGGGAAGGCAACGGCTATAATCAGCTCAAGCAGCCGGAAGACGCAGAACGGATTCCCAACAGCAAAGAGTATATCATTGCGGACAAGGGCAATAATCGCGTCATCATCGTCGATGAGGACACCAACAACATTCTCTGGCAGTTGGGCGCCGAAGAGCTCAATTCGCCGGTGGACATACAATATGTAGCAAGCGGGAAAATCCTGATCACCGATCGCGGCAATCATCGCGTCATCTTGGTTGACCGGGCATCAAAAAACATCATCTGGCAATTCGGTCAGAAAGGCGTTGCGGACAGCCTGGCCGGCGGCCTCAAACTGCCGTACGACGCCGACTATCTGCCCAACGGCAATGTTATGATCGCTGATGGCGGCAACAACCGCATCATCGAAGTGAACAGCGCAGGCCAGATCGTCTGGCAATTTCATCGTCGCCTGACCACGCTGCGTGACGTCGACCGCCTAGAGGATGGCCGCACCCTGGTGGTATATGATAACTATCCCGCACGCTTGGCTTACACTGATTCTCTGTTGGTTTCCGCAGTCTATGATTTCGGTGAGAACAAAGAGTCTGTGTTCGATCAGCTTTTCTGGAAAGCCGATACCGTTGCCAATGTGACTTCTGTGCAGATGCAGTTGCGTGCCGCCAACTCTTTGGCAGATCTATCGGGCGCCAAATGGTTCGGTCCAGCAGGGCAAGGCACGTTCTATACGCAATCCGGCATGCCTGTGAATCCGATTCATGACGGCTATCGGTTCTATCAATTCCGTGCGTTGCTGCACACCAGCGATCCACTGCAGACGCCCCGGTTGACCAATGTGCAGGTCAAACATCATTATTACAACACGACGCAGCAGGGGTACTTTTACACTCCGGTCATTGGAGCAGCCGAGGGATCGATTTTGGCCAAGTGGAAAGCACTGTCGTTTCAGACCATACTGCCGGCTGATCCGATCAAACGCGACCGGTTGAGTATGGAGATCCGCATTCATAACGCTAAAACCTTTGAACGGCTGGAGCGCATCGAATGGAACAAAGTCTCCAACGATAACCTCGTCAATCTGGAAAATATCGCTTCCTTGAACGGGGTGCAATCCATTTATCTGGTGGTCTACATGTCCACCTTGAACGCCAGCGTTTCGCCGATTCTCGACAGCTGGAAAGTGACCTATCAGACGGTTCCGTCTGCCAACTCCGGCATTCAGTTCACGGATAAGAAGGGTTTTCCGGCGAGCTATTATCGGGCGACGACGGTCATGCCTGCTCAGGAGAACAAAGTGGACAGCTGTTATGTCCTGCTGAAAGATGCTGATCTGGAATCATTTCAAAAAGAATACACGGTCAAAATCATTGCCCAGAAGAGCCGGGACAGTCTGGAGACCACTTTGACGCTGCAGCCG
This is a stretch of genomic DNA from bacterium. It encodes these proteins:
- a CDS encoding PQQ-binding-like beta-propeller repeat protein produces the protein MVRPFFLLLLLTVSVFAQSTEGTWEDGAPLFTKTIPGSGVLIKDIITLDPQYGISGADEKLNYILSGFEWKWPSSVTVVSAEDIDSRQVGDQVMYLVTDGLGRRVFEINARTSSETFTFPPKQSASDPTDPKYLNKPVDAFIVTENTLFKVVITDQDRNRVIKVNKETSAIEWQYGDPNYREGNGYNQLKQPEDAERIPNSKEYIIADKGNNRVIIVDEDTNNILWQLGAEELNSPVDIQYVASGKILITDRGNHRVILVDRASKNIIWQFGQKGVADSLAGGLKLPYDADYLPNGNVMIADGGNNRIIEVNSAGQIVWQFHRRLTTLRDVDRLEDGRTLVVYDNYPARLAYTDSLLVSAVYDFGENKESVFDQLFWKADTVANVTSVQMQLRAANSLADLSGAKWFGPAGQGTFYTQSGMPVNPIHDGYRFYQFRALLHTSDPLQTPRLTNVQVKHHYYNTTQQGYFYTPVIGAAEGSILAKWKALSFQTILPADPIKRDRLSMEIRIHNAKTFERLERIEWNKVSNDNLVNLENIASLNGVQSIYLVVYMSTLNASVSPILDSWKVTYQTVPSANSGIQFTDKKGFPASYYRATTVMPAQENKVDSCYVLLKDADLESFQKEYTVKIIAQKSRDSLETTLTLQPLGGFFSKAAIPLLIKESKDVDNQILEVWDRDILTVRYQDNINPADVSRDSVLVIQNTLGELTIENAEGVVQKTTNFGQLLYFHIKNEHDRNVNPAVQETITLTVYDHSTGDEEVVTLSELQNASNRYDTGEFISTTGLLVTKDNNGTRRNNRIESLAGHRITAEYIDNLPLTASVTIPADTSGNGPGNINIYFGAQPYIVEVAPNPYYRARNYKFSLRVASSTGSLNVRKIEIFNLAGELVNEIPGTALDFDSGLPVPPDVYGIAENWWYLKNSSGQTISSGTYWAKVHADLKPASGGPVEQVAFFRKFVILL